Within the Medicago truncatula cultivar Jemalong A17 chromosome 4, MtrunA17r5.0-ANR, whole genome shotgun sequence genome, the region ccacctaaattAGTCCACCACTTGGGCTTTTTCTATCATGTTGAGTCTATCTTAAGTGGTTCCCgaccaaaaacttatttaatcttCTTCAACCTTGATGACCTAGGTTAAATACTTTGACTCACAACTCGACGGCGACATCGACAACGACATCAGCAGAGGTATTTTATAttctcaaactcaatttttatttattttttccgtaAATCATTATCCTGCTTCATAATTCAATATACTTTTTAGGTTTGTTTCTCCGAAATTGTCTCCCCATGAAATATCGCTTTTATAATTGCTCATTGCTACCTTTTCTGTAATATTACATCACAGAAAATATATGAAGAAAAGAAGGCAACGTGAGAAAGAAgatatgaagaaaagaaagcaaggtaagaaagaaaatgaagaaaactacGAAAACAAAGACATGCTGAGTGAGTTAGCCGACGGAGTTCTCCTTCACATTTTGTCATTATTGGATACAAAACAGGTCGTTCAAACTTGCGTTTTGTCCAAAAGATGGGAACATCTCTGGAAACGTATTTCAACTCTTATGTTGTATGCTTCAAGTTTTTCCACTCCGAAGCAATTTGCCATGTTCGTGTCTAAGATTTTGACTCTTCGTGATACCTCAATTCCACTGCAAGCTCTTGATATTGACCGTCATGGTAATATTGAGTCTCAACTCCTTGAAAAGGTTTTAGACTATGTTTGGTCCAATAATACACACGTTAAGGAATTAGAAATCTCTGTCTGTGGTGATAGTTCTCTCATTCTGAGCTGCGTTTCTTCATGTCGGGCTCTTACATCTCTTAAGCTTGATATTTATCCTAGACGCAATATTGGTGGTAATTTTGGAACAATATTtccaaaatatttgaatttgccAGCATTGACCAGCTTGGATCTAACAAATTTCGCCTTTTGGGGTGATAAAAACGGCTGTGTTGACCCCTTTTCCGCCTTTACTAAGTTGAATAGTTTGGTCCTTTACGGTTGTAAGATAGAGGATGCTCAAATCCTCAAGATATCAAGTGAGACACTTGTCGATTTAGCTATGCATCATAATTCATCTAATTTTTCCCAAATTGAGTTGTCTACTCCTAGTCTTTGCACCTTTACTATTACCGGTATTCCTAATCAGAAAATATGTGGGAGCGGTCTTTCTTCTGTTAAACAAGTAAATATTGATGCAAAAATGCATTCAAATTTTGAGGAGTCTCCTATGGTTCTATTGAGCTGGCTGCTAGACCTCGCCAATGTAAAATCATTGATAGTCTCTTCAATTACTCTTCAGGTACCTAGGCATGTTTTGAAGCattaattttactttcttgttaagATTCTTTAcgttatttcaaaattttgtttaaaattggtTGACTTGCATAACTGATCTTATTTCACTCTCGTTCTTGACTGTTTAGATTCTCTCCTTAGTTCCTGATATATTAGAGGTTGAGCTCCATTCTTTGTGTAACTTGAAGTCGATGGAAATAAAATTGGAACCTCTTCAAACTCAACTGGGATTACCCCGCGTAGTGAATGCCATGTTAAAGAAAGTTGCTGCCAAGTCGAGTAAAGAAGCTACCAAGTTACAAAAAGCATTTAAAGCAGGTTTGGAACCTCCTCCCATACCAGATGGAATAGTTGATTTCTTGCGACAAAACTCACCGCTGGCGGAAGTTAACATCCTAACAATTTACTCAAATTGTTTTAATCTTAAGGAGGTAGTTATTTGAAAACCATAAGTGAGCGGTAATAACTTTTGTGAGAATCTGAGGTTagataatattaaattaaataaatataagaagAGTTTGTGATTGACTGTTATTAAACAGGTTAAAGAATCTATAAAGGGCGCCAGGATTATCAACTATCATTCGCAGTTTGCCGCGTCTGCCTCCTCCTCATCTACCACACCTGCTTCTGCCGCCGCTCCTGCTTCTGTTGCTGCACCTCTCAATCTCCAATCTCTGTCACACTGAAAAGGTAACATTCCTCACATGCATTTTCATAAGATTGATTTTGCAGTGATAATCAACATTGTTACCTTTTCTGCCTACAGGACGATAAATCATCCAATGAAGAGAAGGTGGGGAAGCACCAACATAACAGCGACTCTCCACTTCTAGATAATGGGCAGTGAAGAGTTCTCATATTTCCTACAAGTTACAATGTCTTATTTGCGGGCCTTTCTTTTAAGATATTAGATAAGTGACtgaaaaagaatcaaattttcTGACTTTACTACATGTTTGATTTGCCAAGCACTTGGTCTATCACACGACCTCTTCATTTGAGGTCCATGAGATTCATCTAGCTGATAGTCTCCAATTTTGAAGCCATATTGTGATATACTTATTTAGCGACCATCTCAGAGTATGTCTCGGATACTATATTGTTGTGATATAGTAGTACTTATTTAGCAACCATCTCAGAGTATGTCTGGGATACTATATTGTTGTGATATACTTATTTAGCGACCATCTCAGAGTATGGCTCGGATATATATTGTTGTGATATACTCTTAGCGACCATCTTAGAGTATGTCTCAGATACTATATTGTGATGTCCAAATCATGTTCTTCGGCACTTAAACGCATGTTCATATAGTATGAACGTATGAACATGTGTCTTTTGTTTTCTGTTAGTTTTCATGAATCCTTTAGTTTCTATTGGATCTTGTTCATCGacgaattttaatttttgctaTATATTTGTTTTCTGATTCTGACAATTTTAGGTTTTTGCATTACTATAAGTTTGTTTTTGGCTTTAATATAACTTTACCAGGGAGGAACTTGGGAAGAAAAAATGATTCCTTCATTCCAGAGACCTAAACCCTGTATTTTCTACCTCAGTATTCTTGGAGCAATCTGAGAATTTTCCCCTTGGAAGCTCCATAGATAGGATCTTTCATTTGTGTTCACATACATGAACAATGTTTAAGAAGGGTAAAAAATGATAATCCGTTCTGATTCTAACAATGGAatactttatttaatttcatcggaaattatccaaacaatggtaTATGAGATTTATTCTCCTCTCCATCCAACTTTGCTCATTTTAAATTACGAGGTTAAAGGTCGTATACTGAAACAATTTTACAcagaaaaacattattttttgacaaatacactaacaaccaattaaaatacacaaatttgctacaatatattatattttctagATAATTCaactaaatttaaattaagaagaagaaaaaaacaacagaTTGTGATATGTTACTCATTCTCTCACATCTCGACTACAAACGCCTTGGTTTTCCTCTGATTCCCACTCTCGTAACTTCTAACAGTCTTTCTTGAATTGGAAATTTTacacttttctttttatgtgtTCATGTATTTCCCTGCCTGTCTCTCACCAAAAACCCGGCTGAATAAGACCGGCTAATGCCGCTAAGATCATCATACAGTTACGGTTTTAAATTATGAGAATCCCACAAGTTCTACATTGATGGTCAATAGAAATCTCTTCTCTAGTTCCATTGAGCAAACGAATCACCCTTTCATTATCACTCTCAAATTGAACATTAGAAAATCCACATTCACCAGCAAAGATCATGGCTTGGTAAATACCCCAAGCTTCTGTTCTGCTGTTGTAGCACACGGAATCCCAGGACGAAGCCACGTTCCAGAGGCCATTACCAACCCAGCATCATTCCTTGCTATCACACCAATTCCCCAAAGGTCCAGGTTAGACAAGTTGGCGTCGCTATTCATTTTGATAATATCCTTCTCAGTTTTCTCATTTTTAGGACCACGGAGATTGGGCTGGCGGATTGATGGAGTCAAGGGAGCCTGGAGCTGCAATTTGAGCTGATCTATAGTTAAGGATGCTAGAATCTGCGCGCTGAATCACGATCTCACCAGGTAGCAGGTACGTTGACATTTTCGAATACTTTTTGATTTCGCGCATGCCAAATGCTATAGAGTAGAGCTGCTATGGTGATGATGATGTCTGTATCATTGTTGAGGATGAAATTAATAAGCCAATCACTAAAATTTGTGATTTCAGCATTGTGAAAATTTATTCCAAGGTTTGACCCAAACCACTCTCGCTCGCTGGGTTATATCACATCACATTTGAGAAAAAGGTGGTTTATGGTTTCAATACCAGACTCACATCTGGGGCAGAGGAGGGAATACCTTATGCCTCTTTTGTGGAGTTCATCCCGGACTGGTAAAGCTTTCTGCAACAATATTAGCatacaaattaaaatgatgaacTAATAATTAATCATTATAGAGTTTTAACTGAATACCAATCATTCATACAAGCATAAAGTGAAAACCACTAACGTGCATTATAAGTTACTAACAAATTTGCATGGTAACAATAATTCAAAAGcactttaaaatgaaaatggagCAAATTAAAGTTTAACAGTTGAAGGCCAAAAACTCGTGGAATTAAAAGCATATACTCAATTACCCAAGAGCGCTTAGATGAGATGGAACGGGCCTCTTCTAGCTTAACCAAGGTCTTGGGTTCGAATCCAGCCATGGGCATACAGCAGCGTTAAAACTATTAGGGAGAGTTTGCCGCCCATTTGGGTCCCACTATGTTCGAGGGATTAGTCTCCGCAGTTGCGTGCGGAGGATACCTAgtttacaccaaaaaaaatatactcaaTTGCCTGAGCTGTACATGGAGCATTCATTTTCAGTGATCTGTTACAGTGTAGTAACTGCATCTGATCATACCTGTTCAAGCAGGAAGTGATTCCTTGCATTGTAGCGGGAATCATATTCAGAAGGAGTTGTTTCCAGTAGTTCTATATATTCTCCTAACCCTATGCACCTTCAAACCTTTTTGCTAGATTTTTGGTTAATTGGAAATTACCCTTGGACATTTTTCCTCTTTCTTGGTGTTGGTTCTTTTATTCTAAAATACTACTATAAGAGTGACTGGCTAAATAAATATGTTAGATATAattaattcaataacataatttaTATCCTTAATTATGTGTCAATGCTTTGTTTTACAACATTTTAGAGAACTGCTAATATTGTTTTCTGTCCAATTTAGAGTGACTGACTAATATTTTCTGAAATTTATTCTGAAAAATGCAGACAGGTAGAGATAAAGAAGACACAACAACTATTATAGGGATGAATATAGTTTCCAGTATAGCACATTTGTGTATTAATGCTGAATAGATTATACATGTCATTGTAATattttgtacagacaaattgatcTCCGAAATCAATTTGAATCTCTAACTCCTTTCTTTctcaattattttcttctttttgttcttttcaGATTAtacattttggattatataattcgaacacATATTCAACGTATTCAGTTTATATAGTCTGAACTGTGTCAATATAATGACCATCAGTGTCGTTAAAAACTGATATGATGAGAGTTTGACacattttttatcataaaaattgaaatgttcaGTTTGTATTCATATTCTATGTGTCAAAAAGGTTACGAAAAAGGATTATAGAGCGATTTAATAACAAGGTATTTGGTTTTTAAGTTTTGAGAGGTTTaagattatatattttgaaattttatataaacacttcaggtttttttttagagaagaaaaaaaaacttcggTTTTGAGTCCAAACGAGGttaaattggaaaaaattaaGGGCCCAAAGAAGCAAATAGGTGCAAAAAGAAATTTTCAAATATCTAATACCACTTGGGCTTTTCTATTATATTGAGTCTATCTTAAGTCATTCGAGCCCAAAAACTTAATCTTCTTCAACCTCGGTGACCTAGGTTCAATACTTTGACTCACAACTCGACAGCGACAGGGAGAGCGACATCAGCGAGGTATTTTACATTCTCCAactcaatttcatttttctattttttctcgTAAATCATTATCCTGCTTCATAATTCAATGtactttttaggtttatttcCCCAATCGTCTCCGCTTGAAATATGGCATTATAATTGCTCATTGCTACTTTCTCCGTAATAATACATTACATGATATAACTCCACTTTTCTTTCCTTTGTAAGCTTAACGGccagaaaagatgaagaaaagaagTCAATGTGAGAATGTAAATGAGGAAAACGACGGAAATGAAGACAGGCTAAGTGACTTACTGGAAGGAGTTCTCCTTCACATTTTGTCATTGTTCGATACAAAACAGGCCGTTCAAAGTTGTATTTTGTCCACAAGATGGAGACATCTCTGGAAACGTATTCCAAGTTCCAACTCTTAAGTTGTATGCTTCCAGCTTTTCCACTCGTAAGCAATTTGCCATATTCGTGTATAAGATTTTGACTCTTCGTGATACCTCAATTGCACTGCAAGCTATTGATATTAACCGTCATGGTAATATTCCAATTCTTAAGGTAACATTCCTCACATGCATTTTCATAAGATTGATTTTGCAGTAATAACTGACATTGTTACTTTCTCTGCCTTTAGGACAATAAATCATCCAATGAAGATAAGGTGGGGAAGCACCAACCTATCACCGACTCTCCACTTCTAGATAATGGGCAGTGAAGAGTTCTCATATTTCCTACAAGTTACAATGTCTTCTTTGCGAGCCTTTCTTTTAAGATATTAGATAAGTGActgaaaaaaatcaattttcatgaCTTTACTACATGTTTGATTTGCCAAGCATTTGGTCTATCGCATGATCTCTTCATTTGAGGTCCATGAGATTCATCTAGCTGATAGTCTCCAATTTTGAAGccatattgtgatataattaatTAGCGACCATCTCAGAGTATGTCTTGGATACTTAAACGCGTGCTCGTCATAGTATGAACGTATGAACATGTGTCTTTTGTTTTCTGTTAGCTTTCATGAATCCTTTAGTTTCTACCGGATCTTGTGCATCGACGAATTTTAATATTTgctaaaaatttgttttctgaTTCTGACAATTTAAGGTTTTTGCATTGATATAAGTTTGTTTTTGGCTTTAATATATAACTTTAACAGGGATGAatttaggaagaaaaaatgattCCCTCATTCCAGACCTAATCCCTGTATTTTCTACTTCGGAGTATTCTTGGAGCATTCTGAGAATTTCCCCCTTGGAAGCTCCATAGGATCTTTCATTTGTGTTTACATACATGAACAATGTTTAAGAAGGGTAAAAAATGATAATCCATTCTGATTCTAACAATGGAatactttatttaatttcatcGGAAATTCTCCAAACAATGGTATATAAGATTTCTTCTCCTCTCCATCCTACTTTGCTCATTTTAAATTATGAGGTTAAAGGTCGTATACTGAAACAATTTTACactaacaaacaatttttttttttgctgacaAATACACtaacaaacaattaaaatacacaaatttgccacaatatattaatattttctagATAATTCaactaaatttaaattaagaaggaaaaaaagaacaaattgtGACATGGTACTCATTCTTTGGTCATATTCATTGTCCAATATCAACACTATATTTTCTGAAATTTATTCTGAAAAATGCAGACAGGTAGAAATAAAGAAGACACAACAACTATCATAGGGATGAATATCGTTTCTAGTATAGCACATGCATGTATTAAAGCTGAAATAAAGTGATATTGAtttctttttgaaaagaggGAAAACTGTATCTGACTATAGAAAATTCAGAAGTTAATTTTAAAACTCAGcgataatgttttttttaattaatttagataTTACTGATTTTCAAAAACACTATTTTAAACTTGTAGCCGGACACGCGAAACGGATGTATGTGagtttaaaatatgatattgGTAATTGCGAGAGCAAACGCGATATTGGTAATTGCGAGAGCAAACGCGACCTTTAAATCAAATTTCTactaaaaataacttttcaaGCACAAATTGATTATCTTTCAAAGgaagttttgaagttgtaaggtTACACACGAAAGCGGTCGAATAGATTACAAAGTTAAAATTTGGAGTCGTATATGCGAAAGCAGGCGACCTctttaatttaatcttttttttcgtgcaaaaatattttcctattataataataaaatataacttaaCATATATTCACGGTCAATGCGAATTATATTCTGGTCTCTCGTCctcaaaagtaattaaaaacaacttatgttcCCAATTTTGCAACCAAATTAATTAGCATCGCCTTAGATAAACACTGTGGCAATAGATAACGGTACTTGACATTGATCTTTTGTGAAATTCGATATCTTTTATACTAAAACCAATATTTTCGTGCACTTGTGGACCTATCACAtatgtaaagaaaaaat harbors:
- the LOC11434568 gene encoding F-box/LRR-repeat protein At4g14103, which produces MKKRRQREKEDMKKRKQGKKENEENYENKDMLSELADGVLLHILSLLDTKQVVQTCVLSKRWEHLWKRISTLMLYASSFSTPKQFAMFVSKILTLRDTSIPLQALDIDRHGNIESQLLEKVLDYVWSNNTHVKELEISVCGDSSLILSCVSSCRALTSLKLDIYPRRNIGGNFGTIFPKYLNLPALTSLDLTNFAFWGDKNGCVDPFSAFTKLNSLVLYGCKIEDAQILKISSETLVDLAMHHNSSNFSQIELSTPSLCTFTITGIPNQKICGSGLSSVKQVNIDAKMHSNFEESPMVLLSWLLDLANVKSLIVSSITLQILSLVPDILEVELHSLCNLKSMEIKLEPLQTQLGLPRVVNAMLKKVAAKSSKEATKLQKAFKAGLEPPPIPDGIVDFLRQNSPLAEVNILTIYSNCFNLKEVKESIKGARIINYHSQFAASASSSSTTPASAAAPASVAAPLNLQSLSH